Part of the Actinomyces howellii genome, GTCGAACTCGGACGCAGGGTGATCTTCCGAGGGAATCATGGGGCAACTATAACGAGGCGGTTACCGAGCCGTGGCCCCTTCGGACCTCGGACGGATCGAGCGCCCCGGGTTTCGGAGACGGCCCGTCAGGCGCTAGCATGCGCCCATGTGGATCTTCCGTATGCGCTGAGCTGGTGGCCTGTCCCAGGCGCCGCCACCGACCACGCCCGACCGGGCAGGTCCGTTGAGCACCGCTCCGGACCACCGCATGCATACGTGAAGGAGTCCTTGTGACCGACATGACCAACCGTACCCCCGTGTCCGCGCCCTCGGCCCGGTCCGCCCCTGACCCGGCCCAGGACATCGTCTCGCGCGTCCTGTCGCGCCACGGCACCGCCCTGGCCTCCACGGCCGGGGAGCACGTGCCGCCCGACCTGGACGACGGCGCCCTCGAGCGCGAGGCGCGCGCCGGGACCCGCCGTGTGGCGGGTCTGTCCACCGAGCTCGAGGACGTCAGCGAGGTCGAGTACCGCCAGATCCGCCTCGAGAGGGTCGTGCTCGTCGGCCTGGAGACGCCGAGCGCCGGCGCCCGCGAGCCCCACGGTCCCGGGGGCGGCGCCCAGGACGCCGAGACCTCCCTGCGTGAGCTCGCCGCCCTGGCCCAGACGGCGGGATCGGAGGTCCTCGACGCGCTCATCCAGCGTCGGGACCACCCCGATCCGGCGACGTACCTGGGCAGCGGCAAGGCCAAGGAGCTCGCCGAGATGGTCGCCGCGGTCGGAGCCGACACGGTCATCGTCGACGGCGAGCTCGCCCCCTCCCAGCGCCGGGCCCTCGAGGACGTCGTCAAGGTCAAGGTCGTCGACCGCACCGCCGTCATCCTCGACATCTTCGCCCAGCACGCCAAGTCCCGTGAGGGCAAGGCACAGGTCGAGCTCGCCCAGCTCGAGTACCTCCTGCCGCGCCTGCGCGGGTGGGGAGAGTCGATGTCCCGGCAGGCCGGTGGTCGGGTCGCCGGAGGCCAGGGCATCGGCTCGCGCGGGCCGGGGGAGACCAAGATCGAGCTCGACCGGCGTCGGATCCGCAACCGCATGGCCAAGCTGCGCCGCGACATCCGGGCGATGACGCCCTCCCGGGAGGTCAAGCGCGGTGCCCGGCGCCGCGGCCCGATCCCCTCGGTGGCCATCGCCGGGTACACCAACGCGGGAAAGTCCTCGCTCATGAACCGCCTGACGGGGGCGGGCCTTATGGTCCAGGACGCCCTGTTCGCGACCCTCGACCCCACCGTGCGCAAGGCCGAGACCGCCGACGGCCGCCTGTACACCCTCACCGACACCGTCGGCTTCGTGCGCAACCTGCCGCACGAGCTCGTCGAGGCCTTCCGCTCCACCCTCGAGGAGGTGGCGGGGGCCGACCTGCTCCTCCACGTCGTCGACGCCGCCCACCCCGACCCGGTGGGGCAGGTGGCAGCCGTGCGGGGGGTCCTGGCTGACATCCCCGGAGCCCTGGAGGTCCCCGAGCTCATCGTGCTCAACAAGGCCGATCTCGCCGACCCGGTGACCCTGGCGGCGCTACGGACCCGCTTCCCCGGCGCGGTGACGGTCTCGGCCCGCACCGGCGAGGGCATCGAGCAGCTGCGGGCGGCGGTCGACGCCCGGCTCCCGCGCCCGTCCGTGGGCGTCGACGTCGTCGTGCCCTACTCGCGTGGCGACCTCGTCTCCCGGGTCCACGCCGACGGTGAGATCGACCTCATCGACTACGTCGAGGCCGGCACGAGGATCACGGCACGGGTCGACGCCCCCCTGGCCGCCGAGCTCACGGCTGCTGACGTCGGTGCGGCAGGACCCGCCGGGCAGGGCCCGGCCGAGGGGTGAGGCCCCGGTGAGCTCGGTCGTGGAGGGCGACGACTCTCCCCTGGAGCGCACCGAGGCCGCGCTGGCTGACGCCGTCGCGCGCCTGGGCGGCAGCCCACGGGAGGGGCAGACCGAGATGGCGCGGCAGGTGGTCGCCGCCCTCGAGGGCGACCACCTGCTCGTCCAGGCGGGCACCGGCACGGGAAAGTCGCTCGCCTACCTCGTTCCGGTCATGGTCGACGCCGTCGACACCGGTCGGCGCGCGGTCGTGTCGACCGCGACCCTGGCCCTCCAGCGCCAGGTCCTGACCAAGGACGCGCCCCTGGCGGCCGACGCCGTCGAGGCCGTCACCGGGACCCGACCGGTCGTCGCGCTGCTCAAGGGCTGGCAGAACTACGTGTGCCGTCACCGCCTCGAGGGCGGCTACCCGCAGGACGAGGAGGACACCCTGTTCTCCGCGGGGCAGGCCGCCCGCGCCCCGCGCCCGGGCACGGGGGAGACGACGAGCACGGGGGAGCAGGTGGTGCGCCTGCGCCAGTGGGCCGCCCAGACCGACACCGGTGACCGTGACGACCTCGTGCCGGGGGTGTCGGACCGCGCCTGGGCGCAGGTCTCGGTCTCGCGGGCCGAGTGCCTGGGGCCCTCGTGCCCCCTGCGCGCCGAGTGCTTCCCCGAGCTCGCGCGGGCCGCCGCGGCCCAGGCTGACGTCGTCGTGACCAACCACGCGATGCTGGGCATCGCGGCCTCGGGCAACACCGGGGTGCTGCCCGAGCACACGGTCCTCGTGGTCGACGAGGCCCACGAGCTCGCCGACAGGGTCCGCTCACAGGGGACGGTGAGCCTGTCGGCCTCGGCGGTGGCGCGGGTGGCCGCCACCGCCCGCAGGCACGCCTCCGTCCTGGTCGCCGACCTGGAGTCGGCAGGGCAGGGGCTTCAGCTCGCCCTGGCCGACCTGCCCGACGGACGGCTCGCAGGAGGCCTGCCCGGCCCGCTGCACGAGGCCCTCGTCCTGGTCGAGGCCGCTGCGCGCCAGGTGCTCGCCGACCTGCGTGAGGCCGCCAAGACGGCGGAGGGTGCCACGGGCCCGGCGGCCGGGGGAGTGGCCCTGGCCCGTACGGCGCTCAACGAGCTCGTCGAGGCCGCCGCGCGGATGACCTCGGACTCGGTGGCCGAGCGCCGCGACGTGGCCTGGGTCGAGCGGCCCCGCATGGGGGCCGACCCGCCCCGACTCACCCTGGCTCCCATCGACGTCGCCGGCGCCGTGGCCGACACCCTCCTGGCGGACAGGGCCGCGGTGCTCACCTCGGCCACACTGTCCCTGGGGGGCGGCTTCGAGCCCATGGCCCACGCCCTGGGGCTGAGCCTGGCAGGCGGGGGCTGGCGCGGTATCGACGTCGGGACCCCCTTCGACTACGCCCGCCAGGGCATCCTCTACACCCCCACCCACCTGCCACGGCCCGGCACGGGCATCTCCGAGGCGACCCTCGATGAGGTCCTGGCCCTGGCCGAGGCCTCCCGGGGCGGCATGCTCGGCCTGTTCTCCTCGCGGCGTGCCGCCCAGGAGGCCGCTGAGATGCTGCGTGGCGCGACGGACCTGACCGTGTACGCCCAGGGCGAGGACCAGCTGCCTACCCTCGTCGAGGCCTTCGCCGCCCGGGAGGACGCCTGTCTCGTGGGCACCCTGTCCCTGTGGCAGGGGGTCGACGTCCCCGGGCGGGCCTGCCGCCTCGTGGTCATCGACCGCATCCCCTTTCCCCGGCCGGACGACCCGGTGGCCCAGGCGCGCTCGGAGGCGGTGGCCGCCGCCGGGGGCAACGGGTTCATGGCGGTCTCGGCGGTTCACGCCGCCCTCCTCCTGGCCCAGGGCGCGGGCAGGCTCGTGCGCCGCGCCGAGGACCGCGGGGTCGTCGCCGTGCTCGACCCGCGCCTGCGCACCGCCCGCTACGGCGCCTTCCTGGCACGCTCCATGCCCCCGTTGTGGCCCACGCGGGACAGGGAGGTCGTCCTGGGGGCGTTGGCCCGCCTGGCCGACGAGGGCCGGCCCGCGCGCACCGACACGGCGACCCGGTGACGGGCCCGTCCAGGCGATCCGTTCACGAGGTAGGTCCAATGCCCCTGCGAGCAGGGTGGTGCGACGCGTAGCCTTGGACCTGGACGGGGCGAGAACGCCTTGCCACCCCACCCTGATTCGGAGGAATGCAGTGTCCGACGTCACGATCACCAACAGCGCCCAAGGCTCCTACCCCACCGCCGCGGGCGGCCGCCCCTCGAAGGTGGCCATCATCGGCGCCGGCGCCGTGGGCTCCACCCTCGCCTACGCCTGTGTGACCAAGGGTGTCGCACGCGAGATCGTCCTGCAGGACATCGCCAAGGAGAAGGTCGAGGCCGAGGCGCTCGACATCGCCCAGGGAATCCAGTTCACCTCGGCCGGTTCGGTCCTGGGGTCCGACGACCCTGAGATCTGCCGGGACGCCGACGTCGTGGCCATCACCGCCGGGGCCAAGCAGAAGCCCGGGCAGTCCCGCCTCGAGCTGGCCGGGGCGACGGTGGGCATCATGGAGAAGATCCTGCCCAAGCTCGTCGAGGTCGCCCCCAACGCGATCTTCCTGCTCGTGGCCAACCCGGTCGACGTGGTCACATACTGCGCCAAGAAGATCACCGGGCTTCCCGAGAACCAGGTCTTCGGCTCGGGCACGGTGCTCGACACCGCTCGGATGCGCTACCTCGTGTCGCTGGAGACCGGTACCGCCACCCAGAACATCCACGGGTACATCGCCGGTGAGCACGGGGACTCCGAGGTTCCCCTGTGGTCGACCACCGGCATCGGCGGCGTGCCGATCACCCAGTGGGGCAAGACCCTGGACGGTGGGGTCTTCGACCAGGAGAAGCGCGACCGCATCGCCCACGACGTCGTGCGCTCCGCCTACCGCATCATCGAGGGCAAGGGGGCGACGAACTACGCCGTCGGCCTGGCCGTCCAGCGCATCATCTCCGCGGTCCTCAACGACGAGCAGCGTGTGCTCACCATCTCCCCGCTGCTTGACAACTGGCACGGTATCTCCGACGTGTGCATGGCCGTTCCGACGATCGTCGGGCGCGAGGGCGCGGGCCGGCGCCTCGAGCTGCCCCTCACCCTCGACGAGCGCGACAGGCTGACCGCGTCGGCCGAGCGCCTGCGCGAGGTCGCCCGCGGCCTGGGCTACTGACGCCCAGGCGGCCCTGCAGGGCACCGGCCGGTGCCCGACCGGCGTCAGCGAGTGGCCCGGACCCAAGGAGGGGTCCGGGCCACTCGTGTCCCTGGAGGCGCGTGCCGTTTCTCCCGATCTCGAGGTGTCATTTCTCCCGATCTCGCGGTGTCATGTGTCCCGATCTCGCGGTGCTGGCCCAGGTCACAGGGCGCGCAGCACGGTGACGACCTTGCCCATGATGGTCGCCTCGTCTCCGGGGATGGGGGAGTAGTCGGCGTTGCGGGGCAGGAGCCACTGGTGACCGTCCTTGCGGGACAGGACCTTGACGGTGGCGCTCGCGCCGTCGACGTCCTGGACCATGGCAGCCACGACGTCGCCGTTGGAGGCGTCGGCCTGGGCGCGCACGACCACCCAGTCGCCGTCGCAGATCGCGGCCTCGACCATCGAGTCGCCCTCGACCTGGAGCATGAAGAGCTCTCCCTCGCCGGTCAGGCGGCGCGGCAGGGCCATGACGTCCTCGACCTCCTGCTCGGCCAGGATCGGTGAGCCCGCGGCGATGCGCCCCACGAGCGGGACGGCGACCGCCTCCCCCTCCTCGATCCCGGGCAGGACCGGGACGGCAGGCGGCTCAGGGGCCACGGATGCGTGCACCGAGGTTCCTGTGGTGCCCGTGGCGGTCGTGGCGGTCGCGTCGGCGGCCTGCTCGGCCGGGGGCGGGACAATGACCTCCAGGGCGCGGGGACGGTTCGGGTCGCGGCGCACGAGGCCGAGCCGCTCGAGCTTGTCGAGCTGGTGCTTGACCGACGACGGGCTCGTCAGCCCCACCCTCGCCCCGATCTCCCGCATCGAGGGCGGGTAGCCGTGGGAGGCCACGGCCTCGCGCACGGTGTCGTAGACCGCGCGGGCCCGTGCGTCGAGCCCTTCCAGGGCCTGCGCGACCGGCTCCGTCCGCGCAGCGCGCTCGTGCTCGGTGCCCCCGACCATCGGCGGCCTCCCTTCCTGTGCCGGGGCCCGCCCTCCACCGCGCCCGGACGGCCGGGGAGGGCGGAGTTCGTGTCAGTGCCCCGTGATGACCTTGATGAGTCAAGCCTACGGCGGAACGCCCACGCATTCAAACATGTGTTCGAAGAGCCTCTGGACGTGTCGGCCCGCGGTCGCTATCGTATCGAACAGGTGTTCGTCGAACATGTGTTCCAGGAGGTTGTCCCATGAGTGCTCTCGTGATCCCGCCCTCGCCCCGGCTGCGTCTCGTGCCCGCCACTGACGTCGACCTTGACCTCGACGTCGACGTCGCGGGCCCCGCCGAGCCCGCGGAGGCGGGTGCGCGCGGCGAGGGCCGGGCCCACCTGCGGCTCGTGACCTCAGCGGACCGCGCGGGTGGCGTGCAGGCGACCGGGGCGCTGGCCCCGCGTGCGGCCCGTCGGCCCGCGGCGCCCCGTCCCCACGGCGCGGTGGGCAGGGGCGGTGCGCGGCTCGAGGGCCTTGATGCCCTTGATGCCCTTGATGCCCTTGAGACTCTTGCCCCCAACCACCCCGCCGTGCGGGCCCGCCGCAGGTCCCCTGCCCCGGTGGTGCGGGGCGACCTGCGGCCAGACGGTGCGGGAGAGGACCGCCTCGTGGCGCGTCGGGCGGCTCGGGCCGGCGGGTCCGGGGCGCCGGTGGTGCTGCGTCGTCTTGCGGCCCTGGGTGCCGGGGTGCTGGCCGCGGCGGCCATCGTCGCGGCGGGCATCGTCGTGTCCGGGGTCGACTCCGCCGTGCAGCGCACGACCACCGCCACGGTGGGGCAGGGGCAGAGCCTGTGGGACCTGGCGGCGGCGACCGGCGCCTCCGACGTCGACGAGGCGATGGCCCAGATCGTCGAGCTCAACGGCCTGTCCAGCTCGACCCTCCAGCCGGGGCAGACCCTTCTCGTCCCCGTCCAGTGACCGGTGGCGCCCGGCGGTGCGTTCCCGCACGACCTCCGGGTGGCGGCGGGCTTGCGGGGAGCGGGCGCCCACGCCTACCCTCCGGAGAGGACACATGTCGCCTGATGTCGGAGGAGCCACGCGTGCACTGCCCCTTCTGCCGGCACGACGGGTCCCGCGTCGTGGACTCCAGGACCGCGGAGGACGGCATGTCGATCCGTCGGCGTCGTGAGTGCACCCAGTGCGGGAGCCGCTTCACCACCATCGAGACCGCGAGTCTGTCGGTGCGCAAGCGCTCCGGTGCCGTTGAGCCCTTCTCCCGCACCAAGGTCATCGTCGGCGTGCGCCGTGCCTGCCAGGGCAGGCCGGTGTCCGAGGACGACCTGGCGCTGCTGGCCCACAAGGTCGAGGAGGCGATCCGGCACACGGGCCAGGCGCTGGTCGACTCCCATGACGTGGGCCTGGCGATCCTCGGCCCGCTGCGGGAGCTCGACGAGGTCGCCTACCTCCGCTTCGCCTCGGTCTACTCCGACTTCAACTCCCTGGAGGACTTCGAGAAGGCCATCGAGGGCCTACGGGCGGGCCGAGGCGACCGGAGCTGACCGGCACTGACCGGGGCTTGTGGGACCGGTGGCCTCGCGTCGTCGTGTCACGCGGTATCGATGGTGTCGATGGCATCGATCGCGTCGATGAGGCTGTCGACCAGAGGTGGCCAGGTCCATCGCTCGATCATGAGCTCGCGGCCGGCGGCACCCATGCGTGCGCGCAGCTCCGCGTCCTCGAGCAGCTCCACGAGCGCCCCGACGAGGGCGTCCTGGTCGAGGCCGTCGACGACCGTCCCGGTCACTCCCTCGACCACCGTCTCGGGCGCCCCCCCGCTCGTGCCGGCGATGACCGGAAGGCCCGCCGCGGAGGCCTCGAGGAAGACGATGCCCAGGCCCTCGACGTCCAGGCCGCCGCCGCGGGTGCGGCAGGGCATGGCGAACACATCGCCCATGGCCACGTGGCCGGGAAGCTCCTCGGAGGGCACCTTGCCGGTGAGCAGGATCTGCTCGCGCACCGGCGAGGAGCGCCGGGCCAGCGCCAGCCTGCGGGCGTAGGAGCCCCAGCCGACGATGACGAGCCGGGCGCCGGGAACCTGCTCGACGACGCGGGGCCAGGCCTCGATGAGGGAGTCCTGGCCCTTGCGTGCCACGAGCCGTGAGACGCACACCACCGTGGGGGCCTCGCCCAGGTGGTAGCGGGACCGCAGCCGTTGGCGCTGTGCGGGGTCGGGGCGGAACCGCTCGACGTCGATGCCGCTGGGCAGCCTCAGGGTGCGGGTCCCCTCGGGGATGAAGGGGCGCAGGCGACCCAGGGTGTACTCCGAGATGTAGGTGACGACGTCGGCCCCACCCAGGATGCGGCGCAGCGCCTGGCGGGCGCCGGGAACCATCGACCAGCCGACCTCGTGGCCGTGGGTCGTGGCGATGACCCGGCTCGCCCCGGCCTTGCGGGCCGCGCCGCCGAGCAGCCCCAGGGGCGCGGCGGCACCGAACCAGACCGTCTCGACGCCTCGGCTCGCGATGAGCCGGCTCATCTGGGCCCGCACCCCGGCGGTCGGCAGCAGGACGCGGGTGGGGACCCGGACGACCTCGAAGGGGACGGTGGCGTCGTAGGCGGCAGCCGCCTCGGGGCCCTCGGGGGGCGTCGAGGCCAGGACGACGAGGTCCTGGGCCGGCAGGCGCCGGGCGTAGTCCTCGAGGTAGGACTGGATCCCTCCGACCACGGGCGGGAAGTCGTTGGTGACCAGAAGAGTCCTGCGCATGGCCGGAGTCTACGGTCAGGAGGGCCGACCCGGCGCGAACGAGCGGTCTCAGGCCTCGTCGGAGGAGCGCAGCACTTCCGAGAGCCTGCGTGCGGCGGCCATGACGACGGCGCCGTGGACCCGGCCCGGCTGCCGCCCCATCCGCTCGATCGGGCCCGAGATGGACACCGCGGCCACCACCTTGCCCCCGGTGCCCCGGACGGGCGCCGAGACGCTGGCCACTCCCGGCTCCCGCTCTCCGACGGACTGGGCCCAGCCCCGACGTCGGACCGCCGAGAGCATCGTGGCGTTGAAGCGGGCGCCCACAAGGCCCCGGTGGAGGCGGTCGGGCTCCTCCCAGGCCAGGAGCACCTGGGCGCCGGACCCTCCCTGCATCGACATCGTCGCGCCCACCGGGATGGAGTCGCGCAGGCCGATCGGCCTCTCGGCGTTGGCCACGCAGATACGCACGTCGCCCTGACGGCGGTAGAGCTGGGCCGACTCGTGGGTTTTGTCGCGCAGCGCCGCCAGGACCGGGCCGGCCGCCGCCAGGAGGTGGTCCTCGCCCGCTGCCGAGGCGAGCTCGTTGAGCCGGGGCCCCAGGACGAAGCGGCCCTGGGAGTCGCGGGACACGAGCCTGTGGTACTCCAGGGCCACCGCGATCCGGTGTGCGGTGGGCCGTGC contains:
- the hflX gene encoding GTPase HflX, whose amino-acid sequence is MTNRTPVSAPSARSAPDPAQDIVSRVLSRHGTALASTAGEHVPPDLDDGALEREARAGTRRVAGLSTELEDVSEVEYRQIRLERVVLVGLETPSAGAREPHGPGGGAQDAETSLRELAALAQTAGSEVLDALIQRRDHPDPATYLGSGKAKELAEMVAAVGADTVIVDGELAPSQRRALEDVVKVKVVDRTAVILDIFAQHAKSREGKAQVELAQLEYLLPRLRGWGESMSRQAGGRVAGGQGIGSRGPGETKIELDRRRIRNRMAKLRRDIRAMTPSREVKRGARRRGPIPSVAIAGYTNAGKSSLMNRLTGAGLMVQDALFATLDPTVRKAETADGRLYTLTDTVGFVRNLPHELVEAFRSTLEEVAGADLLLHVVDAAHPDPVGQVAAVRGVLADIPGALEVPELIVLNKADLADPVTLAALRTRFPGAVTVSARTGEGIEQLRAAVDARLPRPSVGVDVVVPYSRGDLVSRVHADGEIDLIDYVEAGTRITARVDAPLAAELTAADVGAAGPAGQGPAEG
- a CDS encoding ATP-dependent DNA helicase produces the protein MARQVVAALEGDHLLVQAGTGTGKSLAYLVPVMVDAVDTGRRAVVSTATLALQRQVLTKDAPLAADAVEAVTGTRPVVALLKGWQNYVCRHRLEGGYPQDEEDTLFSAGQAARAPRPGTGETTSTGEQVVRLRQWAAQTDTGDRDDLVPGVSDRAWAQVSVSRAECLGPSCPLRAECFPELARAAAAQADVVVTNHAMLGIAASGNTGVLPEHTVLVVDEAHELADRVRSQGTVSLSASAVARVAATARRHASVLVADLESAGQGLQLALADLPDGRLAGGLPGPLHEALVLVEAAARQVLADLREAAKTAEGATGPAAGGVALARTALNELVEAAARMTSDSVAERRDVAWVERPRMGADPPRLTLAPIDVAGAVADTLLADRAAVLTSATLSLGGGFEPMAHALGLSLAGGGWRGIDVGTPFDYARQGILYTPTHLPRPGTGISEATLDEVLALAEASRGGMLGLFSSRRAAQEAAEMLRGATDLTVYAQGEDQLPTLVEAFAAREDACLVGTLSLWQGVDVPGRACRLVVIDRIPFPRPDDPVAQARSEAVAAAGGNGFMAVSAVHAALLLAQGAGRLVRRAEDRGVVAVLDPRLRTARYGAFLARSMPPLWPTRDREVVLGALARLADEGRPARTDTATR
- a CDS encoding L-lactate dehydrogenase; translation: MSDVTITNSAQGSYPTAAGGRPSKVAIIGAGAVGSTLAYACVTKGVAREIVLQDIAKEKVEAEALDIAQGIQFTSAGSVLGSDDPEICRDADVVAITAGAKQKPGQSRLELAGATVGIMEKILPKLVEVAPNAIFLLVANPVDVVTYCAKKITGLPENQVFGSGTVLDTARMRYLVSLETGTATQNIHGYIAGEHGDSEVPLWSTTGIGGVPITQWGKTLDGGVFDQEKRDRIAHDVVRSAYRIIEGKGATNYAVGLAVQRIISAVLNDEQRVLTISPLLDNWHGISDVCMAVPTIVGREGAGRRLELPLTLDERDRLTASAERLREVARGLGY
- the lexA gene encoding transcriptional repressor LexA gives rise to the protein MVGGTEHERAARTEPVAQALEGLDARARAVYDTVREAVASHGYPPSMREIGARVGLTSPSSVKHQLDKLERLGLVRRDPNRPRALEVIVPPPAEQAADATATTATGTTGTSVHASVAPEPPAVPVLPGIEEGEAVAVPLVGRIAAGSPILAEQEVEDVMALPRRLTGEGELFMLQVEGDSMVEAAICDGDWVVVRAQADASNGDVVAAMVQDVDGASATVKVLSRKDGHQWLLPRNADYSPIPGDEATIMGKVVTVLRAL
- a CDS encoding LysM peptidoglycan-binding domain-containing protein; the encoded protein is MSALVIPPSPRLRLVPATDVDLDLDVDVAGPAEPAEAGARGEGRAHLRLVTSADRAGGVQATGALAPRAARRPAAPRPHGAVGRGGARLEGLDALDALDALETLAPNHPAVRARRRSPAPVVRGDLRPDGAGEDRLVARRAARAGGSGAPVVLRRLAALGAGVLAAAAIVAAGIVVSGVDSAVQRTTTATVGQGQSLWDLAAATGASDVDEAMAQIVELNGLSSSTLQPGQTLLVPVQ
- the nrdR gene encoding transcriptional regulator NrdR — encoded protein: MHCPFCRHDGSRVVDSRTAEDGMSIRRRRECTQCGSRFTTIETASLSVRKRSGAVEPFSRTKVIVGVRRACQGRPVSEDDLALLAHKVEEAIRHTGQALVDSHDVGLAILGPLRELDEVAYLRFASVYSDFNSLEDFEKAIEGLRAGRGDRS
- a CDS encoding glycosyltransferase family 4 protein gives rise to the protein MRRTLLVTNDFPPVVGGIQSYLEDYARRLPAQDLVVLASTPPEGPEAAAAYDATVPFEVVRVPTRVLLPTAGVRAQMSRLIASRGVETVWFGAAAPLGLLGGAARKAGASRVIATTHGHEVGWSMVPGARQALRRILGGADVVTYISEYTLGRLRPFIPEGTRTLRLPSGIDVERFRPDPAQRQRLRSRYHLGEAPTVVCVSRLVARKGQDSLIEAWPRVVEQVPGARLVIVGWGSYARRLALARRSSPVREQILLTGKVPSEELPGHVAMGDVFAMPCRTRGGGLDVEGLGIVFLEASAAGLPVIAGTSGGAPETVVEGVTGTVVDGLDQDALVGALVELLEDAELRARMGAAGRELMIERWTWPPLVDSLIDAIDAIDTIDTA
- a CDS encoding IclR family transcriptional regulator; its protein translation is MDALSDAESSSGVGVIDKAALVMSALEAGPATLAQLVATTHLARPTAHRIAVALEYHRLVSRDSQGRFVLGPRLNELASAAGEDHLLAAAGPVLAALRDKTHESAQLYRRQGDVRICVANAERPIGLRDSIPVGATMSMQGGSGAQVLLAWEEPDRLHRGLVGARFNATMLSAVRRRGWAQSVGEREPGVASVSAPVRGTGGKVVAAVSISGPIERMGRQPGRVHGAVVMAAARRLSEVLRSSDEA